A window of Synechococcus sp. MEDNS5 contains these coding sequences:
- a CDS encoding phosphodiester glycosidase family protein, with amino-acid sequence MSLPPPPPAPVAEVRQADQSIGSRVRVGEISQKSAWLWIAGKGNSPNQLWLPLDVLTGRLGFRRTTTAAGEQLEWFGRDQLLSDLETRTLKDEVAVDAWPWFRAIGVSVQRRETTLELSLASPRIVSIRQGRGSTAGRVVLDLSAPALIQRDQQGLVLGVKSNRSQNNLLRRLGLSPQTLQEALRLTSRGGDLDFFTLKAPWRIVMDGTQRRSVISGRARTSPFRAARFTPEIQQAIREGLILDIRPVQVGVKPLRVYRAGWPLGNESLLLRPLAPVRAQTGLRFLNQLAQPANALAAINGGFFNRVRQLPLGAVRLDGVWLSGPILNRGAVGWDGPGPLLFDRLRLDQEIRVNGGRRWGLGFLNSGYVQRGLSRYTRAWGPIYRSLSGEEQAILIRDGRVTDQFSRTELARGVPLPQGASLVVARASAPLPARPGDEVVIRLRASSPVGERHQVMAGGPLLLKKGQVVLRGRQEGFSPGFLGQAAPRTVVAQDSKHRWMLTLEGQSGSDPTLLETTLALQQLGLSDALNLDGGSSTTMLIANRTVMTGRGVPPRIQNGLGLIKP; translated from the coding sequence ATGTCGTTACCGCCTCCCCCGCCTGCTCCTGTCGCTGAAGTGCGTCAAGCTGATCAGAGCATCGGCAGCAGAGTAAGGGTCGGTGAGATCTCTCAGAAAAGCGCCTGGCTTTGGATCGCAGGCAAGGGAAACTCCCCCAATCAACTCTGGCTGCCCTTAGACGTCCTGACCGGCCGCCTTGGATTCCGCAGAACAACAACGGCCGCGGGTGAGCAGCTCGAATGGTTCGGGCGTGATCAACTCCTCAGTGATCTCGAGACACGCACCCTGAAGGACGAGGTAGCGGTGGATGCCTGGCCCTGGTTCCGCGCCATCGGCGTCTCGGTGCAACGGCGGGAGACAACCCTTGAACTCTCTCTGGCATCACCGCGGATTGTCTCGATCCGCCAGGGCCGTGGAAGCACAGCTGGCCGCGTGGTGCTCGACCTTTCAGCTCCAGCATTGATCCAGCGCGATCAGCAGGGGTTGGTGTTGGGCGTGAAGAGCAACCGATCCCAGAACAATCTGCTGCGCAGGCTGGGCCTATCCCCGCAGACGCTCCAAGAGGCCCTGCGACTGACGAGCAGAGGTGGCGACCTCGACTTTTTCACGCTCAAAGCCCCGTGGCGCATCGTCATGGACGGGACCCAGCGCCGATCGGTCATCAGTGGGAGGGCTCGCACCTCGCCTTTTCGGGCGGCACGTTTCACCCCTGAGATCCAGCAGGCAATTCGCGAGGGGCTGATCCTGGACATCCGGCCCGTGCAGGTTGGGGTCAAGCCTCTGCGCGTCTATCGCGCAGGGTGGCCTCTGGGCAACGAGAGCCTTCTGCTGCGTCCACTGGCCCCTGTCAGGGCCCAGACCGGGCTTCGGTTCCTCAACCAGCTCGCCCAGCCAGCGAACGCCCTGGCCGCCATCAACGGCGGTTTCTTCAACCGTGTGCGTCAACTGCCCCTGGGAGCCGTACGCCTCGACGGGGTCTGGCTTTCCGGTCCGATTCTCAACCGTGGAGCCGTGGGCTGGGATGGGCCAGGCCCGCTTCTGTTCGACCGGCTTCGCCTCGATCAAGAGATACGCGTGAACGGTGGACGTCGCTGGGGACTTGGATTTCTGAACAGCGGCTACGTACAGCGGGGCTTGAGCCGGTACACCCGGGCATGGGGTCCCATCTACCGATCTCTCAGTGGGGAGGAACAGGCCATCCTGATCCGCGATGGACGGGTCACCGATCAGTTTTCCCGGACTGAACTCGCTCGTGGGGTTCCTCTTCCCCAAGGCGCATCCCTCGTTGTGGCTCGCGCCAGTGCACCCCTTCCAGCCAGGCCCGGTGACGAGGTCGTGATTCGCCTGAGGGCATCAAGCCCGGTGGGAGAACGCCATCAGGTCATGGCGGGCGGCCCCCTGTTGCTGAAAAAAGGACAGGTGGTGCTACGTGGACGACAGGAAGGATTCAGCCCAGGATTTCTCGGCCAGGCCGCTCCTCGGACCGTGGTGGCGCAAGACTCAAAGCACCGCTGGATGCTGACGCTTGAAGGACAAAGCGGCAGCGATCCAACCTTGCTGGAAACCACGCTGGCCCTCCAGCAACTG